A segment of the Streptomyces diastaticus subsp. diastaticus genome:
CTGAGACCCGACATGCGGGTGAGTCTAGGACAGCGGCAAGCGCCCCACGGAGGGCTCTCCGTGGGGCGCTCGGGGACATCTGTCACACCTTCAGGTACTTGCGCAACGCGAAGAAGGCGGCGAGCGCGGGCATCAGCACGCTGGTCGCGAGGATCAGCGGGAGCTTGGTGAGGACCGCGTCCCAGCCGATGAAGTTGATGAGGTTGAGCTTCTCGGAGAGGGCCAGGCCGTTGTCGATGATGAAGTACCGGCCGAGCACCAGCATGGCGGAGGCGCCGATTCCGCCGATCAGTCCGGCGACCGCGGCCTCCATGATGAACGGCGCCTGGATGTAGAAGCCGGAAGCGCCGACCAGCCGCATGATGCCGGTCTCGCGCCGCCTGCTGAACGCCGAGACCCGCACCGTGTTGACGATCAGCATCAGCGCCACGACGAGCATCAGCGCCATCACCGCCCGCGCCGCCCAGTTCATGCCGCCGAGCATGACGAACAGGTTCTCCAGGATCCCCTTCTGGTCCTGGACGGACTGCACGCCGTCACGCCCGGCGAAGGCCGAGGCGATGACCTTGTAGTTCTCCGGGTCCTTCAGCTTGATGCGGTACGACTCCTGGAGCTGGTCGGGGGTGAGCGAGCTGGCCAGCGGCGAGTCCCCGAACTGCTCCTTGTAGTGCTTGTACGCCTCGTCGCTCGACTCGTGGACGACCTTGTCGACCGTCGGCATCTTCTTGAGGTCGGCGAGGATCTGCTTCTTCTGCTCGCCGGTGACGGCGCCCTTGGCGCAGTTGGGGTCGGTCTCGCCGTCACTCTTGTTGCACAGGAAGATGGAGACGTTGACCTTGTCGTACCAGAAGCCCTTCATCGTGTTCACCTGGTCGCTCAGCAGGAGCGAGGCACCGAACAGGGCGAGGGAGAGGGCCACGGAGACGACGACCGCGAAGGTCATCGTGAGATTGCGACGGAGACCGACGCCGATCTCCGACAGGACGAACTGGGCGCGCATGGCGTCCTTTCAGTGATCTGGGTGGTCTCAGTGCTGGTAGCCGTAGACGCCGCGGGACTGGTCGCGGACGAGGCGGCCCTTCTCCAGCTCGATGACGCGCTTGCGCATCTGGTCCACGATCTGCTGGTCGTGGGTGGCCATGACCACGGTGGTGCCGGTCCGGTTGATCCGGTCGAGCAGCTTCATGATGCCGACCGAGGTCTGCGGGTCGAGGTTGCCGGTCGGCTCGTCGGCGATGAGGAGCTTGGGACGGTTGACGAAGGCGCGGGCGATGGCGACGCGCTGCTGCTCACCACCGGACAGCTCGCCGGGCATCCGCTCCTCCTTGCCCCCGAGGCCGACCAGGTCGAGGACCTGCGGCACGGACTTGCGGATCTCGCCGCGGGACTTGCCGATGACCTCCTGCGCGAAGGCGACGTTCTGGGCCACCGTCTTGTTGGGCAGCAGCCGGAAGTCCTGGAAGACGGTGCCGAGCTGGCGCCGCATCTGCGGCACCTTCCAGTTGGAGAGCCGGGCCAGGTCCTTGCCGAGCACGTGGACCTGTCCCTGGCTGGTGCGCTCCTCGCGCAGGATCAGCCTGAGGAAGGTGGACTTGCCCGAACCGGACGACCCCACGAGGAACACGAACTCGCCACGCTCGACCTCCAGGGAGACATCCCTGAGTGCGGGGCGGTTCTGCTTGGGGTAGGCCTTGGAGACATTGTCGAATCGGATCACGAAAGCACCACGTGTCGCCGGGGGTAGGTGAGCGTGACCCTACGCGAAGGCGATGTGAGGGCGCAGGCGACGGTCCGTGATGCGCGCTTGTTCCGGGCATCTTCCGGACAATGCGGGTCAAGGGCGCCCTCCGCGCGCCCGCGCGAGGGGGTACGCGCCGCCCGGACCGCGCCCCGGCGCCCGGAAGCTGGCACAGTGGAAGAAGGCCCCGGGGAACGCGGGCGACGCCGTCGGCGTTGACGCCGGTGGGGCCCGGTCCGAGCGGCGCGTGGTCCCGCCCGGGCGCGGGAGAGGAGAGCGGATGACCTACGACAGGCTGGTGTGCGCCAACTGCGCCTCGCCGGTCAGCGAGGGCCGCTGCGCCGTGTGCCGGGCGCACCGCGAGCGGATGCGCCAGGAAGGCCCCTTCGGCGGACTGAGCCCGGCGGTGCTGGCGGCCCTGGCCGGAGTGCTGCTGCTGGCCCTCGCCCTGCTGGTCGCACAGGCCGCCTGAGCAGGCGCCCGCCCGCCGCGCGCACGGCCGCCGGAACGGCCCGAGGGGCCGGTACGGACGCCGGCTGCGTCCGCGACCGGCCCCTCGGCCTTGCGCGTGTCCTACGGTCCGTACGGGCGCGGGGGCCGGTACGGACGGCTCACCCGGCGTGCCGGGTCACCGCTGCCGAGCCGCGGCTCAGGCGGCGGCGCCACCGTCACGGCCGCCCACGAGGCGGGGCAGCAGCCGGAAGCCGATGCCGCCCGCGATCATGGTGGCCGCCCCGACCAGCAGGAAGGTGGTCTCGGCGGCGCCGGTCTCGGCCAGCTCCTCCTTGGCCTTGCCCTGCGCGACGGGCTGCTGCCCGGCGCTGTCGGGGTTCGTGTTCACGTCGTCACCGGTACCGCCGTTGGGGTCCGTGCCGTTGCCGTCACCCGGGAGGGTGGGGTCGACGCTCGGGTCCTCGGACGGGTCCGGGGTGCCGGGCTCGCTCGGGTCCGGCGTACCGGGCTCCGTCGGGTCCGGGGTGCCCGGGTCGGTGGGCTCGTCCGTCGGGTCCGGGGTGCCCGGGTCCGTCGGCTCGTCCGTCGGGTCCGGGGTGCCCGGGTCCGTCGGCTCGTCCGTCGGGTCCGGCGTACCGGGGTCCGTCGGCTCGTCCGTCGGGTCCGGGGTGCCCGGGTCCGTCGGCTCGCCCGTCGGGATCTCGGTGGGCTCGGTCGGCGACGGCTCCGGGTCGTCGCCGTCGGCCTGGACGCCGAGTTCGAGACCCTGCTCGTCGGCGGTCACGGAGGTGCCGAGGCCACCGGCCTCCGCGTCGACGCTGAGGGCCTGGGCGGCCCCCGCGGCGGTCAGCGAGGCACCTGCGGCGATCACGGCACCGGCCGCGATCCGTGCCACGCGAATCCGCGTCTTCTTGGTCATCTGCCTGCTACCCCCTGTAGCTCATTCGTCAAGGAAGCAGCGCCAGGGGCAGGCGGACACCGGGGGCTCATGAGATCCCGCCCCCCGTTTCGCTCACACATGCCCCAGTGAAACGCATGCCGCGCGTCAGCCTTGCCAGTTTCCGAGGGAGCGTCAAGGCCGTTGCGTACGCGATGTCAGGTATGCGATGACTTGGCGGTGTGATGGTGTGGTGACTGTGACGAAAAAGGCAACTGCCACCTCTCGGGCGGCAGTTGCCTTGTCGACAAAGAGCGCGGGACGGGGAGTTCCGGGCGGGGCCGCGCGGACCCGGCCGGTACGTCCTTACCCGGCCTGCTGTTCGCGCTGCTTGCGCCAGCGAATCCCGGCCTCCAGGAAGCCGTCGATCTCGCCGTTGAAGACGGCGTCCGGGTTGCCCATCTCCGCCTCCGTCCGCAGGTCCTTGACCATCTGGTACGGGTGGAGGACGTAGCTGCGCATCTGGTTGCCCCAGGAGTTGCCGCCGTCGCCCTTGAGGGCGTCCATCTTGGCCTGCTCCTCCTGGCGCCGCCGCTCCAGCAGCTTGGCCTGGAGGACGTTCATCGCGGACGCCTTGTTCTGGATCTGCGAGCGCTCGTTCTGGCAGGAGACGACGATGCCCGTGGGCAGGTGGGTCAGGCGGACCGCCGAGTCGGTCGTGTTGACGCCCTGACCGCCGGGGCCCGACGAGCGGTACACGTCGACCCGCAGCTCCGACTCATCGATCTCGATGTGGTCGGTCTGCTCGACCACGGGGAGCACCTCGACGCCCGCGAAGGAGGTCTGGCGACGGCCCTGGTTGTCGAACGGGGAGATGCGCACCAGGCGGTGCGTGCCCTGCTCGACCGAGAGCGTGCCGTAGGCGTACGGGGCCTGGACGGCGAAGGTGGTCGACTTGATGCCGGCCTCCTCCGCGTACGAGGTCTCGTAGACCTCGGTCTTGTAGCCGCGCTGCTCGGCCCAGCGCAGGTACATCCGCTGGAGCTTCTCCGCGAAGTCGGCCGCGTCGACGCCACCGGCCTCGGCCCGGATGTTCACCAGGGCCTCACGGGCGTCGTACTCGCCGGAGAGGAGGGTACGGACCTCCATCTCGTCCAGCGCTTTGCGGACCGCCGCAAGCTCGCCCTCGGCCTCGGCGCGGGTGTCGGCGTCGTCCTCCGCCTCGGCCAGCTCGAAGAGGACCGCGAGGTCGTCCAGCCGCGAGCGCAAAGCCTCGGTCTTGCGGACCTCGGCCTGGAGGTGGGAAAGCTTGCTGGTGATCTTCTGGGCCGCTTCGGGGTCGTCCCAGAGGGACGGGGCCGCTGCCTGCTCCTCGAGCACGGCGATTTCTTCCCTCAGCCTGCCGAGGTCGAGGACGGCCTCGATCGACTCCATGGTGGAGGAGAGGGACTTCAGCTCTTCGGATACATCGACGACTGCCACGCATCCAGCGTAACGGCTGCGGGGCCGTGCCCGGGCGGGGCGGGGTCGCCGCGGGCCCGGCCGCCGGGCCGAGGGGGCGCCGGAACGGCCTCGGCAGGGGGCGGCTCGCGCCGGGCGGGCGCGTGGGGTGCGGCTTGTCACAGCCTCGCCCGTGCGAGGCGGGCCGGGGGGCCGGGCCGACGGGCCGGGAGGCCGGCGGGCCGTCGCGGCCGCCTCCGCCGCGGATGCTCCCGGACGCCGACGGCTCGGGCCGGCCCCCGCCCCGGTCGGACGCCGTCCCCAGCCGTCCCCAGCCGTCCTCACGGGCCCGTGCCGGGGCCGTGCCGGACCGGGGCCGTGGGGGACGGGGGGTCGGACTGGGTGGCGGCGTAGCCGGCGACGGCGAGGGCTACCGCGGTGGCGGCCGCGGCCAGGGTGAGGCGCAGACGGCGGCGTCGCTGTTCGGCGCGGTGGCGGGCGGAGCCGGGGCGCGGGGCGCCGGCCGCCCGGGGAGCGCGGGCGGTGCCGCGGGCGCCGCCGGCCAGCTCGTCGGGGGCCGGGACGCGCATGCTGGTGTGGGTGTCGCGGTTGGCGCCGTCGCGCGCCGGGGCCCCGGGGACGAGGGAGACGGCGGCGCGCCGGGGTGTGTCCCGGGCGGGGGCCGCCGGCTCCTCGGGGGCGGCGGGCGGCTCGGTCTCGTCGGAGTCGGGCTCGTCGACCTCCAGCGGCGCGATCCCCACGAGTCCCGGCAGCTGCTCCCGCAACCGGGCCGCCAGTTCGGCCGCGCGCAGCCGGGAGGCGGGGGCCTTGGCCAGGCACTGGACGAGGAGTTGCCACAGTTCCTCGGGGATGCCGGGCAGCGGCACCACGGTCTCGGTGACGTGCCGGCGCAGTACCGCCCCGGGGTGCCCGCCGCCGAACGGCGTGAACCCGGCCAGCAGCTCGTACAGCACGGTGGCGAGGGCGTAGATGTCGACGGCGGCGCGGGGCGGCAGGCCCTCGACGATCTCGGGCGCGAGGTAGTCGGGCGTGCCGATGATCTTGGTGGCGGGAGCCCGTCCCGCGGCCCGTTCCGGGGTGCGGCGCGGGGTGTCGATGAGCTTGGCGACACCGAAGTCGGTGAGGAGCGCCGGGTGGGCGCCGCCCGGGCCGATCGGCCCCTCCATGTCGAGGAGGACGTTCTCGGGCTTCACGTCGCGGTGGACGACGCCGGCGGCGTGCGCGGCGGCCAGCCCGTCGGCGATGTCGGCGGTGATGGCGACGGCGGCCTCGGGGGCGAGCCGGCGCTCGCGGTTGAGCCGGGTGCGCAGGTCGGTCCCTCGGACCAGGTCCATGACCAGGGCGAGGTCGTTGCCGTCCACGACGAGATCGCGCACGGCGACCACGTGCGGGTGGTCGAGGCCGAGCAGCGCGGTCCGCTCCTGCACGAAGCGGCCGACGAGTTCCTGGTCGGCGGCGAGGTCGTCGCGGAGGATCTTCACGGCGACGGGCCCCTCGGGTCCCTCGCCGAGCCACACCGTCCCGGCGCTGCCGCGGCCCAGGATCTGGTGGGCGGTGTACCGGCTGCCGATCTTCCGTGCCAAGTCTGCTCCGACGTGTCGGGCCCCGGGGGCGCGCCGCGGGGAATGAGGGGGTGGGGGCACCGCTGGGCGGGGGCGGCCTGCTCCGGCCCGCCCGGCGTACGTCCGCGCCGCCCGCCCGGTCAAAATACGCGCCGTCGGCGGACGGCCGTGGCCGGGTCGACGGTGCGGGCCGTCACGACGCCGGGTTTTGCCCTGTTTCCCCTGGGTTCGGGTCCGAAATCCGCCAGGTCACGTGTCGACTTGTCTGCTCACCCGGCGCTCCGGGCGGCGCCGGGGCCGGGCGCGGGCGGACGCGTCGCGGCCCGGCCGTCTGCCAGGGGGTGTGCGGACACCTCCTAGAAGCTGCCGACCCAGTCGGCGATCGACTCCACCCAGCCGGTGAGCTGCTCCCAGTACCCCTTGCCGGTGCCGACCCACTCCTGGAGCGGGGTCAGCTCCCAGATCAGCCAGCCGGCGACGAAGAGGATCACCAGTGTGAAGAGGCAGCCCTTGAGGCAGCCGAGGCCGGGGATGCGCATGGGGTTGGCGCTGCGGCGGCGCGGCTCGCGGGGCTCCCGCGGGGGCCGCTCGGCGCGCCGCGGCGGCTCCGGCTCGTACCGCTGGGGCTGCGGCGGGGGCGGCGGGGGCGGCGCGTACCGCTGCGGCTGGGGCGGGGGCGGTGCGGCGTACTGCTGCTGGTTCGGGTAGGGCTGCGGCGGCGGGGCCTGCTGGTGGCGCCGGTCGTCGTAGCCGCCCTGGCCCTGGCCGGGGGCGGGGGGTGCGGGGCGGCGCTGGGGGCGGCGGCGCAGCGGGTCCTCGCCCGGGTCGAGGTACTGGACCTGGGTCTGCTCGTTGCGGTCCCGGGCGGCCCGGAGCTGGTTCTGCCAGGGGTGCGGGTCGTCCGGGTTCTGGCCGGGCGGCACCGGCGGCATCATCGCGGTCGGGTCGGCGTCGCCGCCCGCTCCCGGGCCGGTGTTCGGCAGGACGCTGGTGGCGGCGGCCGGGTCGTGGGTGCCGGGGGCGCCGGTGGTGGGCAGGACGGTGGTGGCGGCGTTCGGGTCGCCGCCCTCCTCCTGCGGGACCGGGGCCGGGGACGGGTCGGGGGTGAGCAGCGCGCCGACGCCCTCGGCGGCGGCGATCTGCGCGCTGGAGGCGTGCACGCCGACACCCTGGCCGACGGTGCGCAGGGCGCGCGCGAGGTTCTCGGCGCTGGGCCGCTCGTCCGGGTTCTTGCGCAGGCAGCGCTCGACCACGGTCCACAGGGGCTCGGGGACGTTCGCGGGCCGGGTGGGCTCCTCCTCCAGGTGCCGGTGGAGGACTTCGAGGGCGGTGCCCCCGGCGAACGGCGGGCGGCCGGTCAGCAGCTCGTAGAGGAGGATGCCGGCGCCGTAGACGTCGACGGCGGAGGTCTGCGG
Coding sequences within it:
- a CDS encoding serine/threonine-protein kinase, translated to MRPVGSKYLLEEPLGRGATGTVWRARQTVPAGAEAAVTGSPGETVAIKVLKEELASDPDIVMRFLRERSVLLRLTHPNIVQVRDLVVEGDLLALVMDLVDGPDLHRHLRENGPLSPVAASLLTAQVADALAASHADGVVHRDLKPANVLLRESDGELHPLLTDFGIARLADSPGLTRTHEFVGTPAYVAPESAEGRPQTSAVDVYGAGILLYELLTGRPPFAGGTALEVLHRHLEEEPTRPANVPEPLWTVVERCLRKNPDERPSAENLARALRTVGQGVGVHASSAQIAAAEGVGALLTPDPSPAPVPQEEGGDPNAATTVLPTTGAPGTHDPAAATSVLPNTGPGAGGDADPTAMMPPVPPGQNPDDPHPWQNQLRAARDRNEQTQVQYLDPGEDPLRRRPQRRPAPPAPGQGQGGYDDRRHQQAPPPQPYPNQQQYAAPPPPQPQRYAPPPPPPPQPQRYEPEPPRRAERPPREPREPRRRSANPMRIPGLGCLKGCLFTLVILFVAGWLIWELTPLQEWVGTGKGYWEQLTGWVESIADWVGSF
- the ftsX gene encoding permease-like cell division protein FtsX — encoded protein: MRAQFVLSEIGVGLRRNLTMTFAVVVSVALSLALFGASLLLSDQVNTMKGFWYDKVNVSIFLCNKSDGETDPNCAKGAVTGEQKKQILADLKKMPTVDKVVHESSDEAYKHYKEQFGDSPLASSLTPDQLQESYRIKLKDPENYKVIASAFAGRDGVQSVQDQKGILENLFVMLGGMNWAARAVMALMLVVALMLIVNTVRVSAFSRRRETGIMRLVGASGFYIQAPFIMEAAVAGLIGGIGASAMLVLGRYFIIDNGLALSEKLNLINFIGWDAVLTKLPLILATSVLMPALAAFFALRKYLKV
- the ftsE gene encoding cell division ATP-binding protein FtsE; the protein is MIRFDNVSKAYPKQNRPALRDVSLEVERGEFVFLVGSSGSGKSTFLRLILREERTSQGQVHVLGKDLARLSNWKVPQMRRQLGTVFQDFRLLPNKTVAQNVAFAQEVIGKSRGEIRKSVPQVLDLVGLGGKEERMPGELSGGEQQRVAIARAFVNRPKLLIADEPTGNLDPQTSVGIMKLLDRINRTGTTVVMATHDQQIVDQMRKRVIELEKGRLVRDQSRGVYGYQH
- the prfB gene encoding peptide chain release factor 2, whose amino-acid sequence is MAVVDVSEELKSLSSTMESIEAVLDLGRLREEIAVLEEQAAAPSLWDDPEAAQKITSKLSHLQAEVRKTEALRSRLDDLAVLFELAEAEDDADTRAEAEGELAAVRKALDEMEVRTLLSGEYDAREALVNIRAEAGGVDAADFAEKLQRMYLRWAEQRGYKTEVYETSYAEEAGIKSTTFAVQAPYAYGTLSVEQGTHRLVRISPFDNQGRRQTSFAGVEVLPVVEQTDHIEIDESELRVDVYRSSGPGGQGVNTTDSAVRLTHLPTGIVVSCQNERSQIQNKASAMNVLQAKLLERRRQEEQAKMDALKGDGGNSWGNQMRSYVLHPYQMVKDLRTEAEMGNPDAVFNGEIDGFLEAGIRWRKQREQQAG
- a CDS encoding serine/threonine-protein kinase translates to MARKIGSRYTAHQILGRGSAGTVWLGEGPEGPVAVKILRDDLAADQELVGRFVQERTALLGLDHPHVVAVRDLVVDGNDLALVMDLVRGTDLRTRLNRERRLAPEAAVAITADIADGLAAAHAAGVVHRDVKPENVLLDMEGPIGPGGAHPALLTDFGVAKLIDTPRRTPERAAGRAPATKIIGTPDYLAPEIVEGLPPRAAVDIYALATVLYELLAGFTPFGGGHPGAVLRRHVTETVVPLPGIPEELWQLLVQCLAKAPASRLRAAELAARLREQLPGLVGIAPLEVDEPDSDETEPPAAPEEPAAPARDTPRRAAVSLVPGAPARDGANRDTHTSMRVPAPDELAGGARGTARAPRAAGAPRPGSARHRAEQRRRRLRLTLAAAATAVALAVAGYAATQSDPPSPTAPVRHGPGTGP